The region TGCGGCCAGAGGGGGATCGGAACGGCTCCCTCCAGGGCGGCCACGAATCCCTCCGAGGCGTCGCCCTCCAGACAGGCACCGGAAAAGCCCTTTTTGACGCCCCAGATATTCACCACGCCCGGTTCGGTCATCCGGCAGGCGTAGGGCAGGGTGTCCGTCTCGCCGAGATGCGAGGGATCCACGGCGAGATTGCCGGCCGCGGCCATCGCATAGGCTTCCAGACTGCCGAAGTTCCCCGGGACAAGCAGCACCCTTGCGCCCGGTTCGACACAGGGCAGGACGAGCTCCAGGAGAGGGCGCTGGGCGAAGGAAGGAACCACCACGAAGACCACATCGGCACCCGCCACGGCCTCTCCGGGATCTGTCGTAGCCCTGCGGAGCTTCCCCCTGCCTTCGATCACGCCGGTAAGCCGGATCTCCCGGGACTCCCGGACCGGGGCGAAGGCCTCCGCGCAGGAGGGATGTTCAAAGAGGGAGACCTCGTGCCCCCGCAGCGCCAGATCGCCGCTCAGCGCCTGGCCCCCGTTGCCCGCTCCCAACACAGCAACACGCATCACTGGTCGCCCCCTTCTCCGCTACTGGACAAAGCCCAGCATCCTGGGCAGGAACAGCGAGAGGTCAGGCCAGAAGGAGGTCAGAAAGACCACAGGCACATACCCGAAGAGGATCAGCACCATCGCCGGCTTGATGATATCCATGAACTCCACCTTCCCGATGCGCATCCCCAGATAGAGGATACTGGCGTAGGGCGGTGTGACCCCTCCCATGGCGAGGTTGACCCCCATGATCGCAGCGAACTGCACCGGGCTCACGCCGATAGCCTGCACCAGCGGCAGCAGCAGCGGCGCCACCAGGATGATCCCCGTGATGTCGTTGACGATCATGCCGACGAAAAAGAGCATGATGTTGATCAGCACCAGGATGACGGCCTTGTTCTGGGTGATCGAAAAGAGTCCCTGCACCAGCATCTGGGGGACCCGTTCCATCACGTAGGTCTGGCTGAGCATCAGACAGACCAGGATCATGATCAGTATGGCGCCCACCGAGGTGGCCGACTCCCAGGCCAGCTTGTAGAATCCCGAGGGCGTCAGTCCCCTGTAGACAAAAAAGCCTACCGGAATCGCATAGATCACGGCTACGGCGGCGGCCTCCGTGGGGGTCATGATCCCGCCGTAGATCCCGCCGAGAATGATGAAGGGCATCATCAGGGCGGGGAGGGCGTTCCAGGTTCTGCTGGAGAGCTGTTTCATCTTCTCCGGGAGGGGCAGCTTGGGCTCCTGGTGGAGATCGAACTTCCTCGACCAGATGAGATTGATCGCCGCAAAGAGAAAGGTGATCAGCACGCCGGGGCCCACAGTGGCCAGGAAACAGGCCAGGATGGAGGTCTCGGTCACCCAGCCGTAGACGATCATGATCACGCTGGGCGGGATGAGCAGACCGAGGATGGAGGAGTTGACCACCAGCGCCGTGGCGTACCCCCGGGGATACCCCTCCTCCTCCATCCGGGGGATAAGGATCGGACCCATGGCGGCGACACCGGTGAATCCGCTGCCGGAGATCGCGCCGATGATCGCGCAGGCCACCGCACTGACCACACCGAGGCCACCCTTGATCCGCCCGACAAAGACATTGACAAAC is a window of Synergistales bacterium DNA encoding:
- a CDS encoding TRAP transporter large permease — translated: MLTIVLFSLIILVVFLTLGVPLPFCFGGALMFMSIVGEVTMKGMMLWGIGQITNPVLLCVPLFIFAGTIMSESGIARYLLEFVNVFVGRIKGGLGVVSAVACAIIGAISGSGFTGVAAMGPILIPRMEEEGYPRGYATALVVNSSILGLLIPPSVIMIVYGWVTETSILACFLATVGPGVLITFLFAAINLIWSRKFDLHQEPKLPLPEKMKQLSSRTWNALPALMMPFIILGGIYGGIMTPTEAAAVAVIYAIPVGFFVYRGLTPSGFYKLAWESATSVGAILIMILVCLMLSQTYVMERVPQMLVQGLFSITQNKAVILVLINIMLFFVGMIVNDITGIILVAPLLLPLVQAIGVSPVQFAAIMGVNLAMGGVTPPYASILYLGMRIGKVEFMDIIKPAMVLILFGYVPVVFLTSFWPDLSLFLPRMLGFVQ
- a CDS encoding NAD/NADP octopine/nopaline dehydrogenase family protein, giving the protein MRVAVLGAGNGGQALSGDLALRGHEVSLFEHPSCAEAFAPVRESREIRLTGVIEGRGKLRRATTDPGEAVAGADVVFVVVPSFAQRPLLELVLPCVEPGARVLLVPGNFGSLEAYAMAAAGNLAVDPSHLGETDTLPYACRMTEPGVVNIWGVKKGFSGACLEGDASEGFVAALEGAVPIPLWPQRNVLQVAFSNMNMVAHCATLLLNVGRIEGVGSDFRFYTDGVTPSVGKLLEAVDAERVAVGKAYGLDLSSAQEWIRSVYTVDGTTLHELFANNPIYARHGADAPKGVHHRYATEDVPNLLVPVVDLGDTAGVATPVMDGLVAIYSALLDRDFHEEGRSRQRLGLGGLDREDIMRFVQYGKGGGV